A single window of Buchnera aphidicola (Cinara cuneomaculata) DNA harbors:
- a CDS encoding FliH/SctL family protein: MNHILNNNLWKKWKPKKSYKTINVVQKSDIFSHKASLFSDVLNKKNTSTYSKIYKKGYQQGLIAGYKKGYFIGWIQGFNCARDFLSQNITRCIQIQYADLLKKFKIAINNFNDSFSERLIKIVLHISKILVEDIIVVNKNYLINRIQKLTEQSKFIFNRLQLHVHPNNYNLIIKKFGVLMEKYSWTVISNEKIDVNGYRVITSDEEIDSSISSFWHRINNAVNLSD; this comes from the coding sequence ATGAATCATATTTTAAATAATAATTTATGGAAGAAATGGAAACCCAAAAAATCATATAAAACTATTAATGTAGTACAAAAATCAGATATTTTTTCACATAAAGCATCGTTGTTTTCTGATGTTTTAAATAAAAAAAATACATCTACGTATTCAAAAATTTATAAAAAAGGATATCAGCAAGGTTTAATCGCTGGATATAAAAAAGGATATTTTATTGGATGGATTCAGGGCTTTAATTGTGCTCGTGATTTTTTATCACAAAATATAACAAGATGTATACAAATACAATATGCGGATTTATTAAAAAAATTTAAAATTGCTATAAATAATTTTAACGATAGTTTTTCAGAACGATTAATAAAAATTGTATTACATATTTCAAAAATTTTAGTAGAAGATATTATTGTAGTTAATAAAAATTACTTAATTAACAGAATTCAAAAATTAACGGAACAATCAAAATTTATATTTAATAGACTTCAATTACATGTACATCCTAATAATTATAATTTAATAATAAAAAAATTTGGAGTTTTAATGGAAAAATATAGTTGGACTGTTATTAGTAATGAAAAAATAGACGTAAACGGTTATCGTGTTATTACTTCTGATGAAGAAATAGATTCTTCTATCTCTTCTTTTTGGCATCGAATTAATAATGCAGTAAATTTATCGGATTAA
- a CDS encoding FliG C-terminal domain-containing protein, which produces MIHLNGMQKSALLLIYLDIQQSASVLKFFNNSEISELVDVMISLDSEIMKYTNMVICEFCNLLKKNKVSNVDIKTRISQIIENTIDTEKSHKLLKKSFIKNDFLHNIIMLEKLGAKNIFFLIQNENLNIISALLIYVNQTLSMKILELFNKKKRLNILKKMVTFKNLRCSGFIELNKIISYFLYIQQASFLEEKRINQIVNMLSYFKYDNIIQFISQIKTPYINILNKVISKYFTFEDIIIVDDISIKCIINNIDLDSLCIVLRDVHNSLKNKFISNMSNEQRKYFKETIFLNKSITDDIIFLKKNLLLQKIKKLIRMNKIIIKQN; this is translated from the coding sequence ATGATACATTTAAATGGTATGCAGAAAAGTGCTTTATTATTAATATATCTAGATATACAGCAATCAGCTTCTGTTTTAAAATTTTTTAATAATTCAGAAATTAGTGAATTAGTGGATGTAATGATTTCATTGGATAGTGAGATAATGAAATATACTAATATGGTGATTTGTGAGTTTTGTAACTTACTAAAAAAAAATAAAGTTTCTAATGTTGATATCAAAACACGTATATCTCAAATTATAGAAAACACGATTGATACAGAAAAATCACATAAATTATTAAAAAAAAGTTTCATAAAAAATGATTTTTTACATAACATTATTATGTTAGAAAAATTAGGTGCAAAAAATATTTTTTTTTTAATTCAAAATGAAAATTTAAATATTATTTCAGCATTGTTGATTTATGTAAATCAAACTTTATCCATGAAAATATTAGAATTATTCAACAAAAAAAAAAGGTTAAATATTTTAAAAAAAATGGTAACTTTTAAAAATTTACGTTGTTCAGGGTTTATTGAATTAAATAAAATTATTAGTTATTTTTTATATATACAACAAGCTTCTTTTTTAGAAGAGAAAAGAATTAATCAAATTGTCAATATGTTATCTTATTTCAAATATGATAATATTATTCAATTTATTAGTCAAATTAAAACTCCATATATAAATATTTTAAATAAAGTGATTAGCAAGTATTTTACATTTGAAGATATCATAATTGTTGATGATATAAGTATAAAATGTATCATTAATAACATAGATTTAGATAGTTTATGTATTGTGTTACGTGATGTACATAATTCTTTAAAAAATAAATTTATTTCTAATATGTCCAACGAACAACGTAAATATTTTAAAGAAACTATTTTTTTAAATAAATCAATTACTGATGATATCATTTTTTTAAAAAAAAACTTATTACTTCAAAAAATCAAGAAATTGATACGAATGAATAAGATTATTATTAAACAAAATTAG
- the fliF gene encoding flagellar basal-body MS-ring/collar protein FliF — MDVINNVLLKIKKKWHTFLMYVSHRLKFIIFIFSIIFFFISAIFFWFNKINYVVLYDNLSDTDGQWITSQLKDMNISYRFRNSYKTLLVPSDKVHELHFSLINNQDIKKKTDGFKLLDKEKFGISQFHENINYHRGLEGELSKTLEHIFPIKYARVHLVCKKDSDFFRDKQIPSASVIITLFPNTQLNSEQIDAITLLLAGSVPDLSADRIVVVNQFGNVLNKFTLNQSKFFKFNKYKKINTLEEYYSSCINKILFPIYGSKNIIAHVTADVNFNHINSRQSNLDYIQKNSSLKKLPDNISDLISCKNQHNSLNNSVSQLILELLSMKFLYKFYIKNFLMNNSFYNDNVLNKKFVYSNNFIIPSNSNTTNKIKKKIIDFNSVSANNIVSFPGFKKSDIRHLTITVLINYKQNDIGIFTPLSTNELQDIEKLVKSVIDFSDSRGDCINIINCMFSTSQIPLNQNNALINMNFNFNYLLVILLGILIIIFIIFLFVQEITVSKNQKKYLKPLSNNNLNLENRSDQKLNQLNLNINRTVTKDDIFNKNPKIIEQIIRYWMNKK; from the coding sequence ATGGATGTTATAAATAATGTATTGTTAAAAATCAAAAAAAAATGGCATACATTTTTAATGTATGTATCGCATCGATTAAAATTTATCATTTTTATTTTTTCTATTATCTTTTTTTTTATATCTGCTATTTTTTTTTGGTTTAATAAAATTAATTACGTTGTATTATATGATAATTTATCTGACACAGATGGTCAATGGATTACATCACAATTAAAAGATATGAATATATCATATCGATTTCGTAATTCTTATAAAACTTTATTAGTTCCGTCAGATAAAGTTCATGAATTACATTTTTCTTTAATAAATAACCAAGATATTAAAAAAAAAACTGATGGTTTTAAATTATTAGATAAAGAAAAATTTGGTATTAGTCAATTTCATGAAAATATTAATTATCATAGGGGTTTAGAAGGTGAATTATCAAAAACATTAGAACATATTTTTCCTATTAAATATGCTCGAGTACATTTAGTTTGTAAAAAAGATAGTGATTTTTTTAGAGATAAACAAATTCCATCTGCATCGGTAATTATCACTTTATTTCCTAATACACAATTAAATTCAGAACAAATAGATGCTATTACTTTATTGCTTGCAGGTAGTGTTCCAGATTTATCAGCTGATCGAATTGTTGTTGTGAATCAATTTGGAAATGTATTGAATAAGTTTACTTTGAATCAAAGTAAGTTTTTTAAATTTAATAAATATAAAAAAATTAATACTTTAGAAGAATACTATTCTAGTTGTATTAATAAAATTTTATTTCCTATATACGGATCTAAGAATATTATTGCACACGTTACTGCTGATGTAAATTTTAATCATATCAATTCGAGACAGTCTAATTTAGATTATATTCAAAAAAATTCTTCTTTAAAAAAATTACCAGACAATATTTCAGATTTGATTTCATGTAAAAATCAACATAATTCTTTAAATAATTCAGTATCACAATTAATTTTAGAATTGTTAAGTATGAAGTTTTTATATAAATTTTATATAAAAAATTTTTTAATGAATAATTCTTTTTATAATGATAATGTATTAAATAAAAAATTTGTTTATTCAAATAATTTTATTATTCCAAGTAACAGTAATACTACTAATAAAATTAAAAAAAAAATAATTGATTTTAACTCAGTTAGTGCAAATAATATCGTTTCTTTTCCAGGTTTTAAAAAATCGGATATTCGACATTTAACAATTACTGTATTAATAAATTATAAACAAAATGATATAGGTATTTTTACGCCATTATCTACGAATGAATTACAAGATATAGAAAAATTAGTTAAGTCAGTAATAGATTTTTCAGATAGTCGTGGTGATTGTATTAATATAATTAATTGTATGTTTTCTACTTCTCAAATTCCTTTAAATCAAAATAATGCATTGATAAATATGAATTTTAATTTCAACTATTTATTAGTTATTTTATTAGGAATATTAATTATTATTTTTATTATTTTTTTATTTGTTCAAGAGATTACGGTTAGTAAGAATCAAAAAAAATATTTAAAACCATTAAGTAACAATAATTTAAATTTAGAAAACAGATCTGATCAAAAATTAAATCAATTGAATTTAAATATAAATCGTACAGTTACTAAAGATGATATTTTTAATAAAAATCCAAAAATTATCGAACAGATCATACGTTATTGGATGAATAAGAAATGA
- a CDS encoding flagellar biosynthetic protein FliO, with product MYSFLFIFFILFLIKRCNLFYWNKNNVSYITDKVYLNPDHYICILHIEKTRLLLAVTLTKINVIHELPSNLKTVIKNKNKCSFYSKPLKLLKSIIFWFK from the coding sequence ATGTATAGTTTTTTATTTATTTTTTTTATTTTATTTTTAATAAAAAGATGTAATTTATTTTATTGGAATAAAAATAATGTTAGTTATATAACGGATAAAGTTTATTTAAATCCCGATCATTATATTTGTATATTGCATATTGAAAAAACTAGGTTATTACTTGCTGTTACATTAACTAAAATTAATGTGATACACGAATTACCATCTAATTTGAAAACGGTTATAAAAAATAAAAATAAATGTTCATTTTACTCTAAACCATTAAAATTATTAAAATCAATAATATTTTGGTTTAAGTGA
- a CDS encoding FliI/YscN family ATPase: MNYLLNTWFNKVDKFEKKISFFSHNISYGRVLSVNNLIIEVTGIYLPIGNFCWVERIHKDILSGIICKIIGFKGKITFLAPMQHLDGVFPGSKVFSQYSMNNTIIDFNSFPFGYQLLGRVLDSYGYPLDNLEEIKSQKKPLNFFKASINPLQRSPITEILDTGVRAINSLLTVGRGQRMGIFSQPGIGKSMLLGMISRHTNADIIVVSLVGERGREVKEFVDNILGVHSLKKSVVIVSPADVSPILKIQSVQYATSIAEYFCKKNNHVLLIVDSLTRYAMAYREISNAMYEVPVLKGYPASIFSNIPYLIERIGNINPNGLGSITAFYTVLTEGDEYNDPILDIAKSVLDGHIVLSNFLSEAGHYPAIDIEKSISRSMHSIINRDHYKNSIFLKKLISCYYRHNDLINLGVYSSGSNKLLDNAIKIWSNLEKFLQQKFLERCSYTQSVLELIALLKNI, encoded by the coding sequence ATGAATTATCTACTAAATACTTGGTTTAATAAAGTTGATAAATTTGAAAAAAAAATATCGTTTTTTTCCCACAATATTTCATATGGTAGAGTATTAAGTGTAAATAATTTAATTATTGAGGTAACTGGAATATATTTACCTATTGGAAATTTTTGTTGGGTAGAACGAATTCATAAAGATATATTATCTGGTATAATATGTAAAATTATAGGGTTTAAAGGAAAAATTACTTTTTTAGCGCCTATGCAGCATTTAGATGGTGTTTTTCCTGGATCGAAAGTTTTTTCTCAATATAGCATGAATAATACTATTATTGATTTTAATAGCTTTCCATTTGGATATCAATTATTAGGGCGGGTATTAGATAGTTATGGCTATCCTTTAGATAATTTAGAAGAAATTAAATCACAAAAAAAACCACTTAATTTCTTTAAAGCATCAATTAATCCCTTACAGAGATCTCCAATTACAGAAATTTTAGATACGGGTGTACGAGCTATTAATAGTTTATTAACTGTTGGTAGAGGGCAAAGAATGGGTATATTTTCACAGCCTGGAATTGGAAAAAGTATGTTACTTGGAATGATATCTCGACATACTAATGCTGATATAATTGTTGTATCTTTAGTGGGTGAAAGAGGAAGAGAAGTAAAAGAATTTGTTGATAATATTTTAGGTGTTCATAGTTTAAAAAAATCAGTGGTTATTGTTTCTCCAGCTGATGTTTCTCCTATTTTAAAAATTCAATCTGTTCAATATGCAACTTCTATTGCAGAATATTTTTGTAAAAAAAATAATCATGTTTTATTGATAGTGGACTCATTAACGCGATATGCTATGGCATATCGAGAAATATCTAATGCTATGTACGAAGTTCCGGTATTAAAAGGTTATCCTGCTTCTATTTTTTCAAATATTCCGTATTTAATTGAACGTATAGGTAATATTAATCCGAATGGTTTAGGATCTATTACTGCTTTTTATACTGTATTGACGGAGGGAGATGAATATAATGATCCTATTTTAGATATTGCAAAATCTGTTTTAGACGGACATATTGTTTTATCAAATTTTTTATCAGAAGCTGGTCATTATCCAGCTATTGATATTGAAAAATCTATTAGTCGATCGATGCATTCTATTATAAATCGTGATCATTATAAAAATTCTATATTTTTAAAAAAATTAATATCATGTTATTATCGTCATAATGACTTGATTAATTTAGGGGTATATTCTTCCGGTTCAAATAAATTATTGGATAATGCAATAAAAATTTGGTCGAATTTAGAAAAATTTTTACAACAAAAATTTTTAGAACGTTGTTCATATACGCAATCTGTATTAGAATTAATAGCATTATTAAAAAATATTTAG
- the fliN gene encoding flagellar motor switch protein FliN: MSTKELLNQEIQSKDLNKKIIDQSMMTDLSIMSIPVLITIELGKKKITIRELLQLSCGSILELEEAVDEPLNIFVNNFLIALGELVMHKEKYGIRITKLLHK, translated from the coding sequence GTGAGTACAAAAGAATTATTAAATCAAGAAATACAAAGTAAAGATCTCAATAAAAAAATAATAGACCAATCTATGATGACAGATTTATCTATTATGTCGATTCCTGTTCTTATTACTATTGAATTAGGAAAAAAAAAAATTACTATTCGTGAATTATTACAACTATCATGCGGATCTATATTAGAATTAGAAGAAGCAGTAGATGAACCGTTAAATATTTTTGTTAATAATTTTTTAATTGCATTAGGAGAATTAGTCATGCATAAGGAAAAATATGGTATTCGTATAACAAAATTGTTACATAAGTAA